A DNA window from Ranitomeya imitator isolate aRanImi1 chromosome 2, aRanImi1.pri, whole genome shotgun sequence contains the following coding sequences:
- the LOC138666702 gene encoding keratin, type I cytoskeletal 19-like, with protein MSHGISHSSSRSLMGICHYPKASSHHGGIHKIHQKSSSISHYGGHCKVPVAHGSPKLTFSAHSSSGHHNHNTHSHGSHIKSSGSHHGWKHSGLLDINEKETLQHLNSRLSSYLDKVRSLEQENAQLERKICEWYASHAPSSLPDSSNYFRTIRELQNQVSSATVENARIILQIDNAQLAADDFRNKYEMERNLRCNVEADVAELQRALEELNMQRRNLESEVQCLQEELIQLKSRHDEEINSLQSQLGARVNVELNAAPAVDLNRALSGIREEYENLMERNLREVESIFLNRTAELNQEMSSGAAQLQSVNNELIDLKRSVQTLEIELESQLSLKTALESTLKETETAFSSQLAQLQGMINNVESQLTKIRSDLERQNHEYQLLMNQKTHLEMEIATYKRLLDGHDINILSQQQVLEAFGKTEDKMHTIIFCKEYGFEPSF; from the exons ATGAGCCACGGGATCAGCCATTCCTCCTCCAGATCTCTCATGGGGATCTGCCATTATCCTAAAGCTTCTTCACACCATGGAGGCATCCATAAGATCCACCAGAAGAGTTCCTCCATTTCTCATTATGGTGGTCACTGCAAAGTTCCCGTTGCTCATGGAAGCCCAAAACTCACATTTTCTGCCCATTCGTCATCAGGTCACCACAATCATAACACCCACAGTCATGGGAGCCATATCAAAAGCTCAGGAAGTCATCATGGATGGAAACACTCTGGTCTGCTTGATATTAATGAAAAGGAAACCTTACAACACCTCAACAGTAGATTATCATCTTATTTGGATAAGGTGCGCTCCCTAGAACAAGAAAATGCTCAACTGGAAAGGAAAATCTGTGAATGGTATGCAAGCCATGCGCCCAGCTCTTTGCCTGACTCCAGCAACTACTTTAGGACCATCAGGGAGCTTCAGAATCAG GTTTCCTCAGCCACTGTGGAGAATGCCAGGATTATATTACAGATAGACAATGCACAGTTGGCAGCAGATGACTTTAGAAACAA GTATGAAATGGAACGCAACTTGAGGTGCAATGTTGAGGCAGATGTTGCAGAGCTTCAAAGAGCTCTGGAGGAGCTGAACATGCAAAGAAGAAATTTGGAATCAGAAGTTCAGTGCCTCCAAGAAGAACTTATTCAACTTAAGAGCAGACATGATGAG GAGATCAATTCTTTACAATCACAACTGGGAGCCAGAGTCAATGTGGAACTTAATGCTGCTCCAGCTGTAGATCTGAACAGAGCCCTATCTGGAATTAGAGAAGAATATGAAAACCTGATGGAGCGAAATTTAAGGGAAGTGGAGAGCATTTTCCTAAACAGA ACGGCAGAGCTGAACCAAGAGATGTCTTCAGGAGCAGCACAACTTCAGTCTGTTAATAATGAACTCATCGACCTGAAGCGCTCTGTACAGACCTTGGAGATTGAACTGGAAAGCCAACTCAGCTTG AAAACAGCTCTAGAGTCCACGTTAAAAGAAACGGAAACAGCGTTTAGTTCCCAGCTTGCCCAGTTACAAGGGATGATTAATAACGTTGAAAGTCAACTAACCAAGATTCGATCTGACTTAGAACGTCAAAATCATGAATACCAACTTCTCATGAATCAGAAGACTCACCTGGAAATGGAGATTGCAACCTACAAACGTCTCCTAGATGGTCATGACATCAA CATCTTATCACAGCAGCAAGTGTTAGAAGCTTTTGGAAAGACTGAAGATAAAATGCACACCATTATCTTCTGTAAAGAATATGGTTTTGAACCTAGCTTCTAA